The window TTCGAACGGAAGGCGGACGGCGACACCCTCAGTCCCGTCGGTCCCGTCGGGCACCCCAAGCGAATCGAGCTCGACGCACGGCCATGCGGCGACGAGTTCCGCGAGTTCGTCTCCGGGCAGGAACAGAGCTTCGGGGGGTGGATAGAGCCGGCGCTCCTCATCGGCGAGCCGGGCGTGTTCGAGGACGCTCTCCCAGGCTTCGTCCCTCGCGTGCACGAGTGCGAGTTCCTCGTCGCGCACGAGAACCGTGTCCGCCGGCAGATACTCGAACATCGGCACCAGCGGCGCGAGATACGGCGCGAGTGCCTCGTAACCGGGAAAGGCGGTGCCCTCGGCCAGCGCGTCGAGCAGCGCGAGTCGCTCCCGACGCGGCATCTCGAGTTCACGCGCCCGCTCCTCGATGATGCGAAGACGGGCGGGATCCTGCCGCGCCGCAAGGGGGACTTCCGCGGCCGGCAGGATGAGCGCGTCCTCACACGCCTCGACCCGCCGCTGGGACCGCGCGTCGAACGTCCGAATCGAGTCCAGAGTATCGCCGATCAACTCGAGGCGGTGCGGATCGGGCTGCCCGGTGACAAAGACGTCGACGAGTCCACCCCGCACGGCGAACTCCCCACGATCCTCGACGAGGGGGCGACGGCGATAACCCCAATCGGCGAGCCGCCCCGCGAGGTCCGCGAGGTCGACCTCCTCGCCTTCCACGAGGTACGTGACCGCACGATCGAGCGCGGCGGGTGGCATCACCCTCTGGAGCACCGCCTCGGGCGTCGTCACGATGACCGGGTTGCGCGACCGGCGGAGGTGATAGAGCCCCTCGATTCTCTGCGCGATGGTCTCGGGGCTCGGTGACATCGGCGCGAAGGCCGCGGTGTCCCACGCCGGGAAGACGTGCACCCGCTTGCGCAGCAGGTCCGCGTCGTTCGCCTCTCCCAGGAAGAACCGGAGATCCTGCGCGAGCAATTCGGCCTCTCCCACGTTCGCCGCGAACACCAGAAGGGGCCGGGACAGGAAGCGCGCTAGCTGCGCCACCAGGGCGGCGCGGGCCGGACCGCGGGCACCGGCGACCTTCACGCGCCTCTCGTCCGGGAGCCGAGCGGCGACGCGGGCGACCGCACCCTCGATCGAGCGCCTGCCGATCATGTCCGAAGGGTCCGTCATCCGCTTGTCGCTGTAGCATCGCCGCTGATAATGCTCTTTTCCAGTGGCACCACGCGCCGAAACCCGGGATCTGCTCGCCGAGCGGATTCGCCGATTGGAGAAACGCATCGGAGAACTCGGTGATCGCATCGGGACGACCGGCGACCACCTCGAGCGCGCCACCGACCAGCTCGAAGCGCTGGTCGGCCTCGTCGGGCGCCTGGGTCGTGTCGTCGACGCGCAGGGGGACAGCCTCCAGGGCGAGGAAGATCAGCTCGAGCGCAAGGTCGGCATGATGGAAGGCCGCGTCCTCGACCTCGCGCAGGGGCTCCACTCGATCGCGTCCCGACTCGACGAGTTGGGCGCGGAACTCGACGGGGCCCAACGCCGCAAGAAGGCGGTGCGCAAGGTCGCCAAGACGACCAGCCGCGCGAAAACCCGAGCGAAGAAGAAGGTCCGCCCGAAGAAGGCCTGAAGCGCTGCCCCCGGTCGCTCACGACCGCACTACTCGATGAGGCCGAACACCGGAAGCTCGATCGTCGACTGCCGCGCGCTACTCGTCTCGAGGATGACGGTGTCATCGAAGGGTCCTCGGCGACGCTGGGGGTTCAGGGAGAGGATTAGCCGGATCCCCGCCCCGGAGGCAGACCCCTGCTCCACCCGAAGTCGAAAGCGCCGGCTGTCCTTGCGAATCTTCTCGATTGCCACACCAGGTGCCGTCGCGATGTCGACCTCGATCTGCCGCGAAGCTCCGCGCGGCACGCGGCCGAAGAACACCCGGTCGGGTGAGACGTTCACATCCACGCGGACGGTCCCGCGCAGCGTGAGCACGAGCTCGGGGCGTTCGGGATCGTTGGTCTCGATCGTCACCGTGCGCGCGCGCTTCCCGCCGGCACCCTTCGTGGCAAAGGCGACTTCGACCCAGCCCGCGTCGCCGGCCGCGACCGTGCCGCCCGGACTGACCGCGGAGGTACACGCGCATTCCTTGCGACCGGGAACGAGCGTGAGCGGCTTCCGGCCGCCGTTGCGAACCGGAAAGACGTGGCGGACCTCCTCGCCGATGGGCACGCTGCCGAAGTCGTAAACGGTCGACGTGAGCTCGGCGCGCGGCTCCGCGACGAGGGCCACGATGGGCGAGCGAGCCACGCACCCCGACGCCAACACGACCGCCAGCAACCACCGCATCCCCCCCGACTACGCGCTACCCGCCGTAAGTTGCAACTTGGCGCGATCTTGCAACCGACGCCCGCGCAGAGCATCCTCTCGCTGATGTTGGACGGTTCGATACGTTTGGGAGGAGCCCGGCATGCCGCGGCTCGGATTCGGTGGTCGATCGGGCTGGTCCTAGTCGGTCTGGCCGCGGCCGGCTGTGCCGCGACGACGAGCAAACCCGCCGGGGATGAGAACACCCGCTGCGTGGTTTCGATCGAGCCAATGATGAAAATGGTCACCTTCGCCCCGGCGAGCGGCCTGGACGGCGGCGTGACGTCGCTCTTCTTCAAGGAAATGCCGGCGGTCGCGCCCGGAGACCTGATCCGACTCGACAATAGCGCCGGACAGGGCGGTCCCTCGCTCGAGAAGCTCGAAGCGAGGTCCGAATCGTGCGCAGATGTCGCCCAAACAGCCGCCGATCACCACAAAGGCCACTGACGAAATAACTTTCTGATTCCCGGTATTTCCGGCGGGATCAGAGGGAAATCCATCCCACACTGTGGGCGACTTTTCCGGTTTCGCCTTTTCTTCCCCCTCGGCCCCTCCAGCGGAGTTGACGCACCAACCCTTGCGCGACCGCCCTCCAGACGGCAAAAAGTCTGCCAGCAATTGGAGGAAGCACTTGAGAGAATCCGGGAGAACCTCGGGGGGCTCTTCGAAGCCGAGCGGACACAAGGCCGGCAACAAGACGAAGGTCTCGA of the Candidatus Binatia bacterium genome contains:
- a CDS encoding DUF1573 domain-containing protein yields the protein MRWLLAVVLASGCVARSPIVALVAEPRAELTSTVYDFGSVPIGEEVRHVFPVRNGGRKPLTLVPGRKECACTSAVSPGGTVAAGDAGWVEVAFATKGAGGKRARTVTIETNDPERPELVLTLRGTVRVDVNVSPDRVFFGRVPRGASRQIEVDIATAPGVAIEKIRKDSRRFRLRVEQGSASGAGIRLILSLNPQRRRGPFDDTVILETSSARQSTIELPVFGLIE